A single region of the Marinobacter nanhaiticus D15-8W genome encodes:
- the bamC gene encoding outer membrane protein assembly factor BamC encodes MQAYPRRARLVAGALMLGLLTGCGLIQDRSDEYRNAPAGDTVKVPDWQSKARIQPAYPVREARAGDAVAQGEFSVPRPPDMTSEILDENYVVEELNGQVWLLVNEVPGRVWPMVSSYLTERGLGVAQENPQIGLLQTDIANYSQRARALLGINGESANDELTLVQARVSPGVRRKTTEIQFRVRDLANRPESMLQWPSETSVMAQERDLLADLGDYLRQREDTKSYSRAALNIPSAPKVKLVSGQSDDPRIEMELSFDRAWSEVNRALSEADIPLVDIDRSAGQFYVDYRSEEELESGWFDWFADEPEPEYTYLVTIRQEDGVVNLRTQMAPDHDGENRSARLLSELFEYLY; translated from the coding sequence ATGCAAGCCTACCCACGTCGTGCCCGCTTGGTTGCGGGCGCCCTTATGCTGGGCCTCCTGACAGGCTGCGGCCTGATTCAGGACCGTTCCGACGAATACCGCAACGCGCCTGCAGGCGACACCGTCAAGGTGCCGGATTGGCAAAGCAAGGCGCGTATCCAGCCGGCCTATCCGGTTCGCGAGGCCCGGGCAGGAGACGCTGTCGCCCAGGGTGAGTTCTCCGTACCGCGCCCGCCGGACATGACCTCGGAGATCCTCGACGAGAACTACGTGGTCGAGGAACTCAACGGCCAGGTCTGGCTGCTGGTCAACGAAGTGCCCGGCCGGGTCTGGCCCATGGTGTCCTCGTACCTTACCGAGCGTGGTCTGGGGGTCGCCCAGGAAAACCCGCAGATTGGCCTGTTGCAGACCGATATCGCCAACTATAGCCAGCGTGCACGCGCGCTACTGGGTATAAATGGGGAAAGCGCAAACGATGAGCTGACGCTTGTGCAGGCCCGGGTCTCGCCCGGCGTACGGCGCAAGACCACCGAAATCCAGTTCCGGGTGCGGGATCTGGCGAACCGCCCCGAGAGTATGCTCCAGTGGCCGTCGGAAACGTCTGTGATGGCACAGGAGCGCGATCTGCTTGCTGACCTGGGTGACTACCTGAGGCAACGGGAAGACACCAAGTCTTACTCACGCGCAGCACTGAACATACCTAGCGCACCTAAGGTCAAGCTGGTTTCAGGGCAGAGCGACGACCCCCGCATCGAGATGGAACTGAGCTTCGATCGGGCTTGGTCGGAGGTGAATCGGGCGCTCTCCGAAGCTGATATTCCGCTGGTGGATATCGATCGTAGTGCGGGTCAGTTCTACGTCGACTACCGCAGCGAGGAAGAACTCGAATCCGGCTGGTTCGACTGGTTTGCAGACGAGCCGGAACCGGAGTACACCTACCTCGTGACCATTCGTCAGGAGGACGGCGTGGTGAACTTGCGTACCCAGATGGCACCGGATCATGACGGCGAGAATCGATCCGCTCGTCTGCTGTCGGAATTGTTCGAATACCTCTATTAA
- the purC gene encoding phosphoribosylaminoimidazolesuccinocarboxamide synthase: MEKREALYSGKAKSVYTTDDPERFVLLFRDDTSAFDGEKKEQLARKGMVNNRFNAFVMEKLEEAGIPTHFEKLLSPVESLVKKLDMIPVECVVRNYSAGSLCRRLGVEEGLELTPPTFELFLKNDAMHDPMINESLAETFGWATADDLAQMKVLTYRVNEVLKRLFDDAGMLLVDYKLEFGRSNGQIVLGDEFSPDGCRIWDKETRKKMDKDRFRQGLGEVIEAYEEVGHRLGIQFD, translated from the coding sequence ATGGAAAAGCGCGAGGCGCTCTATTCAGGCAAAGCCAAATCGGTTTACACCACCGACGACCCCGAACGCTTCGTACTGCTATTTCGCGACGATACCTCGGCCTTCGACGGCGAAAAGAAAGAGCAGCTGGCCCGCAAGGGTATGGTGAACAACCGCTTCAATGCATTCGTCATGGAAAAGCTGGAAGAGGCGGGGATCCCGACGCATTTCGAGAAACTGCTGTCGCCGGTCGAGTCGTTGGTCAAAAAGCTGGATATGATTCCTGTCGAGTGTGTCGTGCGTAACTATTCCGCTGGCAGCCTTTGCCGCAGGCTGGGCGTGGAAGAGGGGCTGGAGTTGACTCCGCCGACCTTTGAGCTGTTCCTCAAGAACGATGCCATGCATGACCCGATGATAAACGAGTCCCTGGCGGAGACTTTTGGGTGGGCCACGGCCGACGACCTGGCCCAGATGAAAGTGCTGACCTACCGTGTCAACGAGGTACTCAAGAGGCTGTTCGATGACGCCGGTATGCTCCTGGTGGATTACAAGCTTGAATTTGGCCGGAGCAACGGCCAGATTGTGCTGGGCGATGAGTTCAGCCCGGACGGCTGCCGTATCTGGGATAAGGAAACTCGCAAGAAGATGGACAAGGACCGCTTCCGGCAGGGTCTGGGAGAAGTCATCGAAGCCTATGAAGAGGTCGGCCATCGACTCGGTATTCAATTCGATTGA